The Natrinema sp. DC36 genome includes the window GATACCCTGCACGTAGTCGATGGCGAACTCCTCGGTGCGCTCGTCCGTCTGTTCGGCGATGACGATCTCCACCAGGTCCATGATGTGGGGCGGATTGAAGAAGTGCAGCCCCACCGCGCGCTCGGGGTGCTCGAGTGCGCTGGCCATCTCCGTCACCGACAGCGAGGAGGTGTTCGAGGCGATGACGGTGTCCTCGTCGGTCGCCGCCTCGATGTCCGCGAACACCTCCTGTTTGAGGTCCATGTCCTCGGGCACCGCCTCGACGACGAGGTCGGCGTCCACGACAGCCTCCTCGAGGTCCGTTGTCCCCTCGATGCGCTCGAGGGCCGCTTCCAGCTCCGACTCGGTGAGCTTGTCCCGATCGACGCCGCCCTGAAGGTTGTTTCGGATCCCCTCGAGGCCATTTTCGACGAACTCCTCTTTGATGTCTCGGAGGACCACGTCGTGGCCCGCCATCGCTGAGACCTGTGCGATTCCGTGTCCCATACTACCGGCTCCGAGGACTGCGATTTGCATATGTGACCCTCTGCGGAAATGCCCAAAAGCGTTCCCTTTCGATCGAATAACGGAGAGCGGAGCTACTTTAGTGTCACGGCGAGAGGTATCCACTACCAATGAGCGACCGCCAGCCAGTTATCGTGCAGGCAGTCAGGACTCCGCAGGGGAAACACGGCGGCGTCTACGCCGAGACCGGGAGCGAAGCGCTCTCGGTGCCGTTAGTAAACGAGATGCTCGAGCGAACGGGACTCTCGGGCGAGGACGTCGACGATATCCGGTGGGGGTGTGCCAAGCAGGTCAACGAGCAGAGCAACAACATTGCGCGGGTCATCGCCCTCCTCTCCGATCTCGGCGAGGGAGTCCCGGGCACCACTATCGACCGCCTCTGTGCCTCCTCGGCGGAGGCGATCATGAGCGCCAGCGACGCGATCCGGGCGGGCCAGCGCGAGGTCATCGTCGCGGGCGGCGTCGAGAACATGTCCCGCAACGAGCGCCGCAAGGGGATCGACTCCTACGCCGGCATCGCCGAGCAGTACGACGCGGCCGGCCTCGCGATGGGCCAGACCGCCGAGAAGGTCGCTCGAGAGTACGACGTCTCCCGCGAGGAACAGGACGCGTACGGCGCCCGGAGCCAGCAGCGCGCGGTCGAGGCGACCGAGGCCGGCAGGTTCGACGACGAAATCGTCCCCATCGAAACGGACGATGGGACTGTCACCGAGGACGAGGGGCTTCGTCCCGGCACGACGGCCGAAAAAATCGCCGGCCTGCCGCCCGCCTTCGCAGAGGACGGTACCGTCACCGCCGCGAACGCCTCGCAGGTCTCCGACGGCGCTGCCGGGGTCCTGATCACGAGCCGTGAGTTTGCCGAGGAGCGAGGCCTCGAGGTCATGGCCGAAATCGAGGATCACAACGTCGCCGGCGTCGACCCTACGGTGATGGGGATCGGCCCGGTGCCCGCGGTGGAGGGAATCTGGGAGCGCAACGGCCGGTCGGCCGACGACTACGACCTCGTGGAACTCAACGAGGCCTTCGCGAGTCAAACGATCTACTGCCGGGACGAGCTCGGCTTCGACGACGACAGCTTCAACGTCAACGGCGGCGCGATCGCCATCGGCCACCCGCTGGGTGCCTCGGGCGCACGGCTCCCCGTCACGCTGATCCACGAACTCCAGCGGCGGGGCGGCGGCCTCGGCCTCTCGACGATGTGCGTCGGCTACGGGCAGGGCGCGGCCGTCGAGTTCACCGTCGACTGAGGCG containing:
- a CDS encoding 3-hydroxyacyl-CoA dehydrogenase family protein, giving the protein MQIAVLGAGSMGHGIAQVSAMAGHDVVLRDIKEEFVENGLEGIRNNLQGGVDRDKLTESELEAALERIEGTTDLEEAVVDADLVVEAVPEDMDLKQEVFADIEAATDEDTVIASNTSSLSVTEMASALEHPERAVGLHFFNPPHIMDLVEIVIAEQTDERTEEFAIDYVQGIEKEDVVVRDTAGFATSRLGLALGLEAIRMVEQGVASPADIDEGMSIGYGHPMGPLELTDHVGLDVRLHIAEHLREELGERFKPPQSLRRKVRAGNLGKKSGEGYYVWEDGERVGMSGEWGTDE
- a CDS encoding thiolase family protein, which translates into the protein MSDRQPVIVQAVRTPQGKHGGVYAETGSEALSVPLVNEMLERTGLSGEDVDDIRWGCAKQVNEQSNNIARVIALLSDLGEGVPGTTIDRLCASSAEAIMSASDAIRAGQREVIVAGGVENMSRNERRKGIDSYAGIAEQYDAAGLAMGQTAEKVAREYDVSREEQDAYGARSQQRAVEATEAGRFDDEIVPIETDDGTVTEDEGLRPGTTAEKIAGLPPAFAEDGTVTAANASQVSDGAAGVLITSREFAEERGLEVMAEIEDHNVAGVDPTVMGIGPVPAVEGIWERNGRSADDYDLVELNEAFASQTIYCRDELGFDDDSFNVNGGAIAIGHPLGASGARLPVTLIHELQRRGGGLGLSTMCVGYGQGAAVEFTVD